Proteins encoded by one window of Lacipirellulaceae bacterium:
- the dapF gene encoding diaminopimelate epimerase, which produces MTCALEADMNYAKYHALGNDYLVIRPQDLATELTDETTRRICHRNYGLGSDGILLGPLESTACDFGLRILNPDGSEAEKSGNGLRIFARFLWDEGLVQQAPFTVETLGGAVRCEVQDSGQSVRVEMGRVSFQSEAIPVKGESREVINEEMDINEETLTFCAATVGNPHCVVLVDTPTQELAHRLGPKIETDPRFPARTNVQFMKVIDRNRIQIEIWERGAGYTLASGSSSTAAAAVAHRLGECDAEITVEMPGGLLSIAFDTDFAATMTGPVTKVSTGVMAEECLSW; this is translated from the coding sequence ATGACTTGTGCTCTTGAGGCAGACATGAATTATGCAAAGTACCATGCCCTCGGCAACGACTATCTGGTAATTCGCCCTCAGGACTTGGCTACCGAACTGACGGATGAAACAACCCGCAGAATCTGCCATCGCAATTATGGACTGGGCTCGGATGGCATCCTCTTGGGACCGCTGGAAAGCACCGCGTGTGACTTTGGACTGAGGATCCTCAACCCGGATGGGAGTGAAGCTGAGAAAAGCGGCAACGGGCTGCGAATTTTTGCGCGGTTTCTCTGGGACGAAGGTCTGGTGCAACAAGCACCATTTACTGTCGAAACCCTGGGGGGTGCCGTTCGCTGCGAGGTTCAGGATTCAGGGCAAAGCGTCCGCGTTGAGATGGGCAGAGTCAGTTTCCAGAGTGAAGCAATCCCCGTTAAGGGAGAATCGCGAGAAGTCATCAATGAAGAAATGGACATCAACGAGGAAACGCTGACATTCTGCGCCGCGACCGTTGGCAACCCTCACTGCGTGGTCCTCGTTGATACACCTACCCAGGAGTTGGCTCATCGACTGGGACCAAAGATTGAGACGGATCCGCGGTTTCCCGCTCGCACGAACGTGCAATTCATGAAGGTGATTGATCGCAATCGGATTCAAATTGAGATCTGGGAACGTGGAGCCGGCTATACCCTCGCCTCGGGAAGTAGCAGCACGGCAGCCGCTGCGGTTGCCCATCGTCTCGGTGAATGCGATGCGGAGATCACCGTCGAGATGCCCGGCGGGCTCTTAAGTATCGCATTTGACACCGACTTTGCCGCGACGATGACCGGCCCCGTTACCAAAGTCAGTACGGGAGTGATGGCTGAAGAGTGCCTCTCTTGGTGA
- the ggt gene encoding gamma-glutamyltransferase: protein MRSTLSSITLCLAIVVLVSQPSLAESERCVVASVQPLATQAGVAAFERGGNAVDAAIATALTLGVVDTPNSGLGGGCFILIRKPDGTLLAIDGREMAPAAATRDMYLVDGKVDTQLSVRGPLAVGVPGALAAYERAINQCGTQSLASLLLPAANIAEEGFPIDRVYAGKLASKASELAMFSGSAEVLLKPDGSPFRSGETLRQTDLANSYRQIAEHGPAWFYEGEFAKAVGDWMAENDGILTAADFAGYKTVEREPIVTTYRDWQIVGFPPPSSGGVHVAQILNILEHYDLKAEFEKDPVRGTHLVVEAMKLAFADRAYWLGDPDYAKVPRGLVEKSYAKELAAKIDPTKASEVPQHGNPPDAKASVFERHTTHIAAADSEGYWVAITATINTSFGSKVIVPGTGIVLNNEMDDFSSAPGVANAFGLIGAENNAVAAGKRPLSSMSPTIVLDKQGEPVMTLGAAGGPKIITQVLNTTIRTLDLEQDLSDAVAAPRFHHQWRPDLVQIESTLEPEIVAGLKAMGHEMKVLTANGITQAIGLDDEGNFIGVHDPRIPGKVGYGSR, encoded by the coding sequence ATGCGCAGCACCCTTTCGTCAATAACACTCTGCCTAGCGATTGTCGTTCTTGTCTCCCAACCAAGTTTAGCCGAGAGCGAACGTTGCGTCGTCGCGTCCGTTCAGCCGCTGGCTACCCAGGCTGGAGTCGCGGCGTTTGAGAGAGGCGGCAATGCCGTTGACGCGGCAATCGCCACGGCACTGACGCTGGGCGTTGTGGATACGCCCAACTCAGGTCTAGGAGGGGGCTGCTTCATTCTCATCCGCAAACCTGATGGCACGCTCCTGGCAATCGACGGGCGTGAAATGGCCCCTGCCGCTGCGACCAGAGACATGTACCTCGTCGATGGTAAAGTCGATACGCAACTTAGCGTGCGAGGGCCGCTCGCCGTCGGTGTCCCAGGCGCACTGGCCGCCTATGAACGAGCGATCAATCAATGCGGCACACAGTCCTTGGCGAGCTTGCTGCTGCCGGCAGCTAATATTGCTGAGGAAGGCTTTCCCATTGATCGCGTCTACGCCGGCAAGCTTGCGAGTAAGGCTTCCGAACTGGCGATGTTTTCAGGCAGTGCCGAAGTGTTGCTGAAGCCCGATGGCAGTCCTTTTCGGAGCGGGGAGACGCTCCGGCAAACTGACCTCGCCAACTCCTATCGACAGATTGCCGAACACGGCCCGGCTTGGTTCTACGAGGGCGAATTCGCCAAGGCTGTCGGAGATTGGATGGCCGAGAACGACGGGATTTTGACAGCCGCCGATTTCGCTGGCTACAAAACGGTCGAGCGCGAACCGATCGTCACCACTTACCGCGATTGGCAGATCGTCGGCTTCCCGCCACCCAGCTCCGGCGGAGTTCACGTCGCTCAGATTCTAAACATACTTGAGCACTACGACTTGAAGGCGGAGTTTGAGAAGGATCCGGTACGAGGAACCCATCTAGTTGTTGAGGCCATGAAACTGGCATTCGCCGATCGTGCATACTGGCTCGGTGATCCCGACTACGCCAAAGTTCCACGAGGTCTGGTTGAGAAGTCGTATGCGAAAGAACTGGCTGCGAAGATCGACCCAACGAAGGCTAGCGAAGTTCCTCAGCATGGCAATCCGCCCGACGCAAAGGCCTCCGTCTTCGAGCGACACACCACGCACATTGCTGCTGCGGATAGTGAAGGCTACTGGGTAGCAATCACCGCGACCATCAATACCTCGTTCGGATCGAAGGTGATCGTACCCGGTACGGGGATCGTACTGAACAATGAGATGGACGACTTCTCCAGCGCACCGGGCGTTGCCAACGCATTTGGTTTGATCGGCGCCGAGAACAACGCGGTTGCTGCTGGGAAGCGTCCCCTATCGAGCATGAGTCCGACCATCGTTCTGGACAAACAAGGGGAACCCGTGATGACACTTGGTGCCGCGGGCGGTCCGAAGATCATCACCCAAGTGCTCAACACAACGATCCGCACACTGGATCTAGAGCAAGACCTGTCCGACGCAGTTGCTGCGCCGAGGTTCCATCACCAATGGCGACCAGACCTAGTGCAGATCGAATCGACCTTGGAGCCAGAGATCGTTGCCGGATTGAAAGCAATGGGACATGAGATGAAAGTTCTCACCGCCAATGGCATTACACAAGCGATTGGTCTCGACGACGAGGGCAACTTCATCGGCGTGCACGATCCGCGCATCCCGGGGAAAGTCGGGTATGGGTCGCGATGA
- a CDS encoding fibronectin type III domain-containing protein: MKNFWKNLWPMSSRPAGKNAPAKSLNYEPLEPRIALAAAGLVDVGTQPDGALSGKIVYTHGGHGITGDSPSAGNWAFQRPLLLNMIEDLGNQDQMTFYTDYLFNSGATVVPLRPVGHQPNEVVLDNVDAEVTFTGAWSDSSSPIYFGEAGELPYRFASTSATETATANYRPNITEAGFYPVYAWTRYGSDRASDQLYRVHHSGGTTEVTVNHRRVGNGLVYLGTYHFEEGTTGSVDISNRSSEAGRVVIADMIRFGNGVGDVQQSGTISGRDREDEAGLYWVEWHVERSQGIATSEYRTSSSDRSATVSLAPRYSEYMNRETDGSLSDRVFVSFHSNAAGGSSRGVLGLYNGPGATPNQFLLANTLAREVNDDLVDLNGEFEHNWFDRGSIVTLDRADIDFGEINNSVIQNEFDATIIETGFHDNSLDTDLLRDANVRDAIARATYQGTVKYFNNVDSGSTPIVMVPGQVEQVSAESVGSGSVTVSWTAPTVSDAEGDAPTGYRIYGSTNGYGFDGGTFVAGAGTTSHTFNGLDPNEGAYYFKVVAVNSGGEGRASEVVASLPNGTSKNILIVNGFDRLDKSQNPVQSGADRVRPRQSNSFDYAVQVASAIETTTQGLAVDTASNEKVISGDIDLTDYESVIWILGEESSADDTFNTTEQTLVTNFLSGGGQLFLSGAEVGWDLDALGNGPFFYNNQLRADYVSDDAGTYSVQGTSGSIFEGLSFNFDDGSQFYNVEFPDVINPAAGSTSALSYVGGTGGTAAIQYNSGTGTKVVNFGFPFETITDESTRNSVMSRVLEFFEYDVVLSDVELILDNDDGPTVYTETGSWTTSGSTGFNGSTYRFAVVGDSATAEWEFDLPFAGEAEVFVQYRAGTNRALDTVYQIDTGNGSQTVSINQRNNDLVWVSLGTYDFTAGNHSVTLDAAASTGGSVVIADAVRVQLMAPATSEDADFNGSGIVDGADFLAWQRGSGISSGATLSQGDANADEAVDGADLVIWDNQYGTVGNVAAFVSNVSNGASQGELTALAQAVELDYHSAQARSEEYNGISNAASSTSENAFPQQSFSPVGESQSTSRDRADGTGAVQSTTYSDDAEEALDAVFDQISEGRTSLRGYSK; the protein is encoded by the coding sequence ATGAAGAACTTCTGGAAGAACCTCTGGCCGATGAGCAGTCGGCCAGCAGGGAAGAACGCGCCAGCCAAGTCGCTTAACTATGAACCCCTGGAGCCTCGCATCGCGCTGGCGGCGGCGGGCCTCGTTGACGTGGGGACGCAGCCTGATGGTGCGCTCTCGGGGAAGATCGTCTACACCCATGGTGGCCACGGCATCACAGGTGACTCGCCCAGTGCAGGCAATTGGGCATTCCAACGCCCTCTGTTGCTCAACATGATCGAAGATCTTGGCAACCAAGATCAGATGACCTTCTACACGGACTACTTGTTCAACTCGGGCGCAACCGTTGTGCCCCTACGACCCGTGGGCCACCAGCCGAATGAAGTCGTCCTCGACAACGTCGATGCGGAAGTGACATTTACAGGAGCCTGGAGCGACAGTAGCTCGCCCATTTACTTCGGTGAAGCAGGAGAGTTGCCTTATCGCTTCGCCAGCACCTCGGCCACAGAAACGGCCACGGCTAATTACCGTCCGAACATTACCGAGGCTGGTTTTTATCCCGTCTATGCTTGGACACGATACGGCTCAGACCGTGCCTCCGACCAGCTCTATCGCGTCCACCACTCGGGGGGAACTACTGAAGTCACGGTCAACCATCGCCGCGTGGGCAACGGGCTCGTTTATCTTGGCACCTATCATTTTGAGGAAGGGACGACAGGATCGGTCGACATCAGCAACCGCTCCAGTGAGGCGGGCCGAGTGGTGATTGCCGACATGATCCGCTTCGGTAACGGGGTCGGCGACGTACAGCAAAGCGGCACGATCTCGGGTCGCGATCGCGAGGACGAAGCGGGGCTCTATTGGGTTGAGTGGCACGTCGAGCGCTCTCAGGGGATCGCTACAAGTGAGTATCGCACCTCCAGCAGTGATCGCAGCGCGACTGTTTCGCTCGCTCCGCGTTACTCTGAGTACATGAACCGCGAGACCGATGGCTCTCTTTCTGATCGCGTATTCGTGAGCTTCCATTCGAATGCCGCGGGAGGCTCAAGCCGTGGCGTTCTCGGGCTCTACAATGGGCCAGGAGCCACTCCAAACCAGTTCCTGCTCGCCAACACTCTCGCGCGTGAGGTGAACGACGACCTCGTGGATCTCAATGGTGAGTTCGAGCACAACTGGTTCGATCGGGGCTCCATCGTCACACTCGATCGGGCAGACATTGATTTTGGCGAAATCAACAACTCAGTCATCCAGAATGAATTCGACGCGACGATTATCGAGACGGGCTTCCACGATAACAGCCTGGATACCGATCTTCTACGGGATGCAAACGTCCGAGATGCCATTGCGCGGGCAACTTACCAAGGCACGGTGAAGTACTTCAACAACGTCGATTCCGGCTCTACACCAATCGTCATGGTCCCCGGACAAGTGGAGCAAGTCTCTGCGGAGTCGGTGGGCTCAGGTAGCGTGACCGTCTCTTGGACGGCTCCAACCGTTAGCGACGCCGAGGGGGACGCGCCAACCGGCTACCGTATTTATGGTTCGACCAACGGCTACGGCTTCGATGGAGGAACGTTTGTCGCTGGTGCGGGCACGACAAGCCATACGTTCAATGGCCTCGATCCCAACGAAGGTGCCTACTACTTCAAAGTCGTCGCTGTGAACTCCGGTGGCGAAGGTCGCGCGTCGGAAGTCGTCGCTAGCCTCCCGAACGGAACAAGTAAGAACATCCTGATCGTCAACGGGTTCGATCGACTCGATAAGTCGCAGAACCCGGTTCAGTCGGGTGCAGACCGGGTCCGACCACGGCAGAGCAATTCCTTTGATTATGCGGTGCAAGTCGCTTCGGCCATCGAAACCACGACCCAAGGATTGGCCGTCGATACGGCATCCAACGAGAAAGTCATCTCCGGCGATATCGATCTCACCGACTACGAGAGCGTCATTTGGATCCTTGGCGAAGAGTCTTCGGCCGACGATACCTTCAATACGACTGAGCAGACGCTCGTAACCAACTTTTTATCCGGCGGAGGACAGCTCTTCCTTTCCGGGGCCGAAGTGGGCTGGGACCTTGATGCCCTCGGCAACGGTCCTTTTTTCTATAACAACCAGTTGCGAGCGGATTACGTCTCCGACGATGCGGGGACTTATAGTGTGCAAGGAACGAGCGGTTCAATCTTTGAGGGACTCTCCTTCAACTTTGATGACGGATCGCAGTTCTACAACGTTGAGTTCCCTGACGTTATCAACCCGGCAGCAGGTTCAACCAGTGCGCTGAGTTACGTCGGTGGCACCGGAGGAACTGCGGCAATTCAATATAACAGCGGAACGGGCACCAAGGTCGTCAACTTCGGTTTCCCCTTCGAAACCATCACGGACGAAAGCACACGGAACTCAGTTATGTCACGTGTGCTTGAGTTCTTCGAATACGACGTGGTGCTGAGTGATGTCGAGCTGATCCTCGATAACGATGATGGCCCCACGGTTTATACTGAGACGGGTAGTTGGACCACCTCTGGCAGCACGGGCTTCAACGGCAGCACCTACCGCTTTGCCGTGGTTGGCGATTCAGCGACTGCCGAGTGGGAGTTCGATCTACCCTTCGCTGGCGAAGCTGAAGTCTTTGTTCAATATCGTGCGGGAACCAACCGTGCCTTAGACACGGTTTACCAGATCGACACAGGTAATGGTTCGCAAACCGTAAGCATCAATCAGCGGAACAACGATCTCGTTTGGGTTTCGCTTGGGACTTATGATTTCACCGCCGGCAATCACTCAGTGACTCTTGATGCTGCGGCGAGCACGGGCGGCTCAGTCGTCATTGCAGATGCCGTGCGTGTTCAACTGATGGCCCCCGCAACATCAGAAGACGCCGACTTCAACGGCAGCGGAATCGTTGATGGCGCTGACTTCCTCGCGTGGCAACGAGGGTCCGGCATAAGCTCTGGTGCCACGCTCTCGCAAGGCGACGCGAACGCCGATGAAGCTGTTGACGGGGCTGACCTCGTCATCTGGGATAACCAATATGGCACCGTCGGCAACGTCGCGGCATTCGTCTCCAACGTCTCCAATGGGGCTTCACAGGGTGAACTGACAGCGTTGGCCCAAGCAGTTGAACTGGATTACCACTCTGCTCAAGCACGGAGCGAAGAATACAACGGGATCTCTAATGCAGCCAGTAGCACCTCGGAGAACGCATTCCCACAGCAGAGTTTCAGCCCTGTAGGTGAATCGCAAAGCACATCACGAGATCGTGCCGACGGAACCGGAGCGGTTCAAAGTACTACGTACTCAGACGATGCGGAAGAAGCTCTAGATGCTGTCTTCGATCAAATCTCGGAGGGACGCACGAGCCTTAGAGGCTATTCCAAGTAG
- a CDS encoding Na+/H+ antiporter NhaC family protein gives MDSHPYGWLSLLPPIVAIILAIVTRKAAISLFAGVFCGALLTTGGNLVAAVQDTCEVHMWPTFVSEGRLRVFSFTLLMGAMIGVICRSGGMQGFIHLISPLAKTRRGGQLTTWLLGMLIFFDDYANTILLGGTLRPLCDRLKISREKLAYLVDSTAAPVAGLSLLSTWVAIEIQYVNEGIETISGENTWTAIDLFLGSIPYRFYVLMSLVLVPLIALTGRDFGPMLRAERRRLNQDSVEEPDNPDGASEEIALDDLPANVPARWYNAVLPIVVTLSVVVWLMYSTGWHNLAEENGLETAKLRDILGAASSSMSLQYGALVGLVCAGVLALGQRLMNWRQLVQAAGKGAMVVLPAIAILWCASALSQLTGSKSVEGQLSETPYEFKDHRLYTGDFLAKKILGTTEQVEEGTADSTSTTLKLLPTIVFLLAAALSFATGTSYGTMGLLLPMVISLTHALLIAGGGEAAATNPILLASVGGVLAGAIFGDHCSPISDTTILSSQACACDHVAHVVTQMPYAIVVGTVSVLLGTLPLGWGVSVWMLLPVQAAALVAFVFLVGKRAEENVAAEAAQ, from the coding sequence ATGGATTCGCATCCCTACGGTTGGCTAAGCCTCCTTCCTCCGATCGTTGCCATCATTCTGGCAATCGTGACACGGAAGGCGGCGATTTCCTTGTTTGCCGGGGTTTTCTGCGGCGCTCTGCTGACCACTGGCGGCAACTTGGTTGCCGCAGTTCAAGATACGTGCGAAGTCCACATGTGGCCAACCTTTGTCAGCGAAGGTCGGCTGCGGGTTTTCAGCTTTACCTTACTCATGGGAGCGATGATCGGGGTGATTTGCCGTAGTGGCGGCATGCAAGGTTTTATCCACCTGATCTCGCCGCTGGCGAAAACGCGTCGAGGAGGGCAACTGACAACTTGGTTGTTAGGGATGCTGATCTTCTTTGACGACTACGCGAATACGATCCTCCTGGGAGGAACTCTCCGTCCGCTTTGCGATCGCCTGAAAATTTCGCGTGAGAAACTTGCTTACCTGGTGGATTCAACCGCCGCTCCGGTAGCTGGACTCTCCCTGCTTTCGACTTGGGTAGCCATTGAAATCCAGTACGTCAACGAGGGGATCGAAACCATCAGCGGCGAGAATACCTGGACCGCGATCGACCTGTTTCTAGGAAGTATTCCCTATCGCTTCTACGTGCTGATGTCCTTGGTGCTTGTGCCTCTGATCGCGCTCACCGGGCGAGATTTTGGTCCTATGCTGCGTGCGGAGCGACGTCGTCTAAATCAAGACTCCGTTGAAGAGCCCGACAATCCGGATGGAGCCAGCGAAGAGATCGCTCTCGACGACCTGCCCGCAAACGTCCCCGCTCGTTGGTACAACGCGGTGCTGCCAATCGTCGTTACACTGAGTGTTGTCGTCTGGCTGATGTATTCCACAGGCTGGCATAATTTGGCGGAAGAGAATGGCCTCGAAACAGCCAAGCTAAGAGATATCCTCGGCGCGGCCAGCTCGAGCATGAGTTTGCAATACGGGGCGCTGGTCGGCCTTGTGTGTGCAGGTGTTCTGGCTCTCGGCCAACGCTTGATGAACTGGAGACAATTGGTTCAAGCCGCGGGCAAAGGTGCCATGGTTGTCCTTCCCGCGATTGCCATCCTGTGGTGTGCGTCGGCACTCTCCCAACTTACGGGAAGCAAATCCGTCGAGGGGCAACTCTCAGAGACTCCCTACGAATTCAAAGACCACCGTCTTTACACGGGTGATTTTCTCGCGAAGAAGATTCTCGGTACTACGGAACAAGTTGAAGAAGGAACGGCCGACTCCACTTCAACAACACTCAAGTTACTACCAACGATCGTCTTTCTACTGGCAGCGGCGTTATCCTTCGCTACGGGAACTAGCTACGGCACGATGGGGCTATTGCTGCCGATGGTCATATCGCTCACGCACGCGCTCCTGATTGCTGGTGGAGGTGAAGCAGCGGCAACAAACCCAATCTTGCTTGCCTCGGTGGGGGGTGTCCTCGCGGGCGCCATTTTTGGTGACCACTGTTCACCCATCTCCGATACGACGATTCTGTCCTCGCAAGCTTGCGCCTGCGATCACGTGGCTCACGTCGTCACTCAAATGCCTTACGCAATCGTCGTCGGTACGGTCAGCGTTTTATTGGGCACATTGCCGCTAGGATGGGGCGTCTCCGTCTGGATGCTGCTGCCGGTGCAGGCGGCTGCGTTGGTGGCGTTTGTCTTTCTCGTTGGGAAACGGGCGGAGGAGAATGTCGCCGCCGAAGCAGCACAGTAG
- a CDS encoding LD-carboxypeptidase has product MSLYDKVCCTVLVCFLLIGIDSQTIAKEANSTSQPAMIWPRKIRPGDTIMFVASASPLSRDSIMVTKGRLEKRGYKVKLDEAMFSEYGFLAGTDERRAEELMRAFQDKEVDAIFSGRGGYGVMRILDSLDYDVIRENPKVLTGYSDITALHLAINKKAGLVTFHSPNGVWGDDDEPNLPAFAEEYFYKALQQSEGDDQGYVIKPSQEVPQPEGIGKGKARGRLTGGNLSLVVSLMGTPYEIDTAGAILMIEDTREAPYRVDRMLCQLKLAGKLDTLKGAVLGQFTENYDREKDQMTEDERFSVTGVLRQYFEPLDIPVLINYPIGHHPANAAVPMGGMVEVDADAATLRILPPTAKP; this is encoded by the coding sequence ATGTCTCTCTACGATAAAGTCTGCTGCACGGTCTTGGTCTGTTTCTTACTAATCGGAATCGATTCCCAAACGATTGCGAAGGAGGCGAATTCAACCTCGCAACCGGCGATGATCTGGCCTAGGAAGATTCGCCCGGGCGATACGATCATGTTCGTTGCCTCAGCGAGTCCGCTGAGTCGCGACTCGATCATGGTAACGAAGGGGCGACTCGAGAAACGTGGCTACAAGGTAAAGCTCGACGAAGCGATGTTTAGCGAATACGGATTCCTGGCCGGTACTGACGAGCGACGTGCGGAAGAGCTCATGCGTGCTTTCCAAGACAAGGAAGTCGACGCCATCTTCTCCGGACGCGGCGGCTACGGCGTGATGCGCATCCTCGATTCACTCGATTACGACGTGATCCGCGAGAATCCCAAGGTGCTCACCGGCTACAGCGACATTACCGCCTTGCATTTGGCCATCAATAAGAAAGCGGGCCTCGTCACGTTTCACTCGCCCAATGGCGTCTGGGGAGACGACGATGAACCGAACTTGCCAGCATTCGCCGAAGAATACTTTTACAAAGCACTCCAACAGTCAGAAGGCGATGACCAGGGATACGTCATCAAGCCTTCGCAAGAGGTCCCACAACCTGAAGGAATCGGCAAAGGAAAAGCGAGGGGCCGACTCACCGGAGGCAACCTTTCGTTGGTTGTGTCCCTCATGGGAACCCCTTACGAGATTGACACTGCAGGCGCCATTCTAATGATCGAGGACACACGCGAGGCTCCCTATCGAGTGGATCGGATGCTGTGCCAACTGAAACTGGCCGGCAAGCTTGATACCCTGAAAGGTGCGGTGCTCGGTCAGTTCACTGAGAATTACGATCGCGAGAAAGATCAGATGACCGAGGATGAAAGATTCTCGGTCACCGGTGTTCTCAGGCAATACTTCGAACCGTTGGACATTCCCGTTCTGATCAACTACCCAATTGGCCACCATCCGGCGAATGCTGCCGTTCCGATGGGTGGGATGGTTGAAGTCGACGCTGATGCGGCAACGCTGAGAATCCTACCGCCAACGGCTAAGCCGTAG
- a CDS encoding Na+/H+ antiporter NhaC family protein: MSSDWPAMEAPKTQPLRSPTFWIFVVACALAFGVGKNRLPTLSFNKTELEVQRDDFLNELVEVDGDRRSVHAAIPLQHVSLEPGKYLAYEGNSSAKGSVKRYYLVTVEPHWGIWSFLPAVITIGLCWITKEPITSLLAGIVVGALLMGQYDLLGGVLIPAISTKKAATILILYLWLLGGLMGIWTRTGASQAFADYMAKNYVRGPRSAKFITWLLGIAFFQGGTISSVLVGTTVRPLADKERVSHEELSLIVDATSSPIAILLAFNAWPFYIQAFLGVAGVSYLATEADRLRFFFASVPLSFYALFSVLATLLIALDRHPALPKKLKQARLRALETGELNAPGSKPLAMESESQRKPEIDHKSRPVDFFLPLITLLGIAVGTYWWLDSPNVLWAFGAALLLAGCLAAFRGMNLREIIGGVIEGQRSVILGSVILLLAIAIGKISQDVGAGRYLVSLLGDFSWYWALPATVFVIAVLIAFSTGTCWGTYAVTFPLVMPLAHAVATNQELGHPQLFMSLCFAACLNGGVFGDQCSPISDTTILSAISTEADLMDHVTTQIPIALQAAALAILLWTGIAFYCA; the protein is encoded by the coding sequence ATGTCGTCTGATTGGCCTGCAATGGAAGCTCCGAAAACTCAGCCTTTACGGTCACCGACCTTTTGGATCTTCGTCGTTGCGTGTGCGCTGGCTTTCGGCGTTGGAAAGAACCGATTGCCGACACTGAGCTTCAATAAGACGGAGCTTGAGGTCCAGCGGGATGACTTTCTCAATGAGCTTGTCGAAGTCGACGGTGACCGACGCTCCGTCCACGCGGCTATCCCTTTGCAGCATGTTTCGTTGGAGCCGGGTAAGTACTTGGCCTATGAAGGCAACTCCTCTGCTAAAGGATCGGTCAAACGCTACTATCTCGTAACCGTTGAGCCGCACTGGGGAATCTGGTCGTTCCTACCAGCGGTGATCACGATTGGACTCTGCTGGATCACCAAAGAGCCGATTACTTCTCTATTGGCCGGCATCGTCGTGGGCGCACTGCTTATGGGGCAGTACGACCTTCTGGGAGGCGTCTTAATCCCTGCTATCAGCACGAAGAAAGCGGCCACGATTCTGATCTTATACCTATGGCTACTTGGTGGGCTGATGGGTATCTGGACTCGCACGGGAGCCTCGCAAGCGTTTGCCGACTACATGGCTAAGAACTATGTGCGCGGACCACGCTCCGCGAAGTTCATCACTTGGCTACTAGGCATCGCCTTCTTCCAGGGTGGCACGATTAGCTCCGTACTCGTGGGCACGACGGTTCGACCACTAGCAGATAAGGAACGCGTCTCTCACGAAGAGCTCTCGTTGATCGTTGACGCGACTTCCTCACCGATCGCGATCCTGCTGGCCTTTAACGCTTGGCCTTTTTACATCCAAGCTTTCCTAGGCGTCGCGGGTGTCAGCTACCTTGCGACCGAGGCGGATCGCCTACGCTTTTTCTTTGCGTCGGTACCGCTGAGCTTTTATGCGCTGTTCTCTGTTCTAGCGACGTTGTTGATCGCCCTCGACAGGCACCCTGCTCTGCCCAAGAAGCTGAAACAAGCTCGCTTACGTGCGCTCGAGACCGGCGAGCTGAATGCGCCAGGTTCGAAGCCACTAGCGATGGAATCAGAGAGCCAGCGGAAGCCAGAAATCGATCACAAGAGCCGCCCTGTCGACTTCTTCCTGCCGCTAATCACCCTGCTAGGGATTGCCGTCGGCACTTATTGGTGGCTTGACTCCCCGAACGTACTGTGGGCATTTGGAGCAGCGTTGCTACTAGCCGGTTGCTTGGCGGCTTTCAGGGGGATGAATCTTCGGGAGATTATCGGAGGGGTGATTGAAGGACAACGAAGCGTCATCTTGGGAAGCGTGATCCTCTTACTCGCGATTGCGATCGGAAAGATTTCCCAGGACGTCGGTGCGGGTCGCTACCTCGTTTCACTACTAGGAGATTTCTCCTGGTACTGGGCTTTGCCGGCGACCGTGTTTGTAATTGCGGTGCTGATTGCGTTCTCCACAGGTACCTGCTGGGGAACCTACGCGGTCACTTTCCCCTTAGTGATGCCATTGGCTCATGCCGTGGCGACCAATCAAGAGCTAGGTCATCCCCAGTTATTCATGTCGCTCTGCTTCGCGGCTTGCTTGAACGGGGGCGTCTTCGGGGACCAGTGTTCGCCGATCTCGGACACCACTATCTTGAGCGCGATCTCCACCGAAGCCGATCTCATGGACCACGTGACGACGCAAATCCCAATCGCGCTGCAAGCGGCTGCCCTGGCGATTCTGCTCTGGACTGGAATCGCGTTCTACTGTGCGTAG